One Candidatus Methylomirabilota bacterium DNA segment encodes these proteins:
- a CDS encoding GNAT family N-acetyltransferase, translating into MSLRIRRVETEAEFQSLAGAWADLAERTGQTSPFLSHDWFACCWPAVGPARRPEVLLVENGGQLMAAVPLMRWKERQRGIPVRRLALLECPDTPYIDVLLDGPARPVAAALIEYLAARRDWDVTSLQKLPAASPIVKELESALPGHFPWRRAERSLSPYVAIAGDWEAFWKGTSQRFKKTCRNIQNRLERAGEVRIEEHVTVDADGPLFGEMLELSRRSWKGERGVAIATMPNMHGFFVALTRRASARGWLALWTLRLDGRLVAMEYQLRHAGRVNALRADFDPALRDASPGSALNFAIARALFERGGVHEYDMGPGLNEYKMRWATGTHEGAHFMMYRPTAYGRLLHILDTRVRPAVRRARDRFA; encoded by the coding sequence GTGAGTCTGCGGATCCGGCGAGTGGAGACTGAGGCGGAGTTCCAATCGCTCGCAGGCGCGTGGGCCGATCTCGCGGAGCGCACCGGCCAGACGTCGCCGTTCCTCAGCCACGACTGGTTCGCCTGCTGCTGGCCCGCGGTGGGCCCGGCCCGCCGGCCCGAGGTGCTGCTGGTGGAGAATGGTGGCCAGCTTATGGCGGCGGTGCCGTTGATGCGGTGGAAGGAGCGGCAGCGCGGCATCCCGGTGCGGCGACTGGCCCTCCTCGAGTGCCCGGACACGCCCTACATCGACGTGCTGCTCGACGGGCCGGCCCGGCCGGTCGCCGCCGCCCTCATCGAGTACCTCGCGGCCCGGCGGGACTGGGACGTGACGAGCCTGCAGAAGCTGCCCGCCGCGTCGCCGATCGTCAAGGAGCTGGAGTCCGCGCTCCCGGGTCACTTCCCGTGGCGGCGCGCGGAGCGCTCGCTGTCGCCGTACGTGGCCATCGCAGGCGACTGGGAGGCATTCTGGAAGGGCACGAGCCAGCGGTTCAAGAAGACATGCCGCAACATCCAGAACCGGCTGGAGCGCGCGGGCGAAGTGCGCATCGAGGAGCACGTGACGGTCGACGCCGACGGCCCGCTCTTCGGTGAGATGCTGGAGTTGAGCCGCCGCAGCTGGAAGGGCGAACGCGGCGTGGCCATCGCGACCATGCCGAACATGCACGGCTTCTTCGTGGCCCTCACGCGCCGAGCGTCCGCGCGCGGTTGGCTCGCCCTGTGGACACTGCGGCTCGACGGCCGTCTCGTGGCCATGGAGTATCAGCTGCGCCATGCCGGCCGGGTCAACGCGCTCCGGGCCGACTTCGATCCCGCGCTTCGCGACGCGTCGCCGGGAAGCGCGCTCAACTTCGCCATCGCGCGGGCGCTCTTCGAACGCGGCGGCGTGCACGAGTACGACATGGGACCCGGGCTCAACGAGTACAAGATGCGCTGGGCTACCGGGACTCACGAGGGCGCGCACTTCATGATGTACCGACCCACCGCCTACGGCCGGTTGCTCCACATTCTCGATACCCGTGTTCGCCCCGCCGTTCGCCGGGCCCGGGACCGCTTCGCATGA
- a CDS encoding TIGR03087 family PEP-CTERM/XrtA system glycosyltransferase produces the protein MRILMLAHRIPYPPHTGDKVRAYRVARHLATRHELTLGFVIDDAGDRSGLEALRESVADLEWGGLWKPAALARGAAALAFGRSLSIAYFHSRRLAHRVRRRLGGAGYDAIYVSSSPMVEYVRGAGLPVIMDFVDVDSDKWTQYATAQRAPRSWAYRLEGRRLQAFEGEAVRWGHRCILATAAEEALLRSFAPWARTAVIPNGVDLDGYAAPADSPTVIFTGAMDYLPNVDAVEHFCRDIFPTVRRAISDARFLIVGLNPSPGVRRLAELPGVTVTGAVPDVRPFYRQSAVCVAPLRIARGIQNKVLQSMAQGVPVVATSAAARGLEARPHEHLLVEDDPVRFAAVVVGLLADREGRGRLAERARDFVERKHAWPALLERVEALVVDAAGHRATGSPACSAAGGASGIEAPQP, from the coding sequence ATGCGCATTCTCATGCTCGCGCACCGCATCCCCTATCCCCCCCACACAGGGGACAAGGTGCGGGCCTATCGGGTCGCTCGACATCTCGCCACGCGCCACGAGCTGACGCTCGGGTTCGTCATCGACGACGCGGGCGATCGGTCGGGGCTAGAGGCCCTGCGCGAGTCGGTCGCGGATCTCGAGTGGGGCGGGCTCTGGAAGCCCGCGGCGCTGGCGCGTGGGGCCGCGGCGCTGGCGTTCGGCCGCTCGCTCAGCATCGCGTATTTCCACTCCCGCCGTCTGGCGCACCGCGTGCGGCGCCGGCTGGGCGGCGCCGGCTACGACGCGATCTACGTGTCGTCCTCGCCCATGGTGGAGTACGTGCGTGGCGCCGGCCTCCCCGTGATCATGGACTTCGTGGACGTGGACTCGGATAAGTGGACGCAGTACGCGACGGCCCAGCGCGCCCCGCGCTCGTGGGCGTACCGGTTGGAAGGTCGGCGGCTGCAGGCTTTCGAGGGGGAGGCGGTGCGGTGGGGGCACCGCTGCATTCTCGCCACCGCCGCCGAGGAAGCCCTCTTGCGGAGCTTCGCGCCCTGGGCCCGCACGGCGGTTATTCCCAACGGGGTGGACCTCGACGGCTACGCGGCGCCCGCGGATAGCCCGACCGTCATCTTCACCGGGGCGATGGACTATCTGCCGAACGTGGACGCGGTTGAGCACTTCTGCCGTGACATCTTCCCGACGGTGCGCCGCGCCATCTCCGACGCTCGCTTTCTCATCGTGGGCCTCAACCCGTCCCCGGGCGTCCGTCGCCTCGCCGAGCTTCCCGGCGTGACCGTCACTGGCGCGGTGCCTGATGTCCGCCCGTTCTATCGCCAGTCCGCGGTGTGCGTGGCGCCGCTGCGGATCGCGCGCGGGATCCAGAACAAGGTGCTCCAGTCGATGGCGCAGGGGGTGCCGGTGGTGGCGACCAGCGCCGCTGCGCGGGGGCTCGAGGCCCGGCCGCACGAGCATTTGCTCGTGGAGGACGACCCGGTACGCTTCGCCGCCGTCGTGGTCGGGCTTCTCGCAGATCGAGAGGGCCGCGGTCGCCTGGCCGAGCGTGCGCGCGACTTCGTCGAGCGCAAGCACGCGTGGCCCGCGCTGCTCGAGCGGGTCGAGGCGCTCGTGGTCGACGCTGCCGGCCATCGAGCCACCGGGTCGCCCGCGTGCTCCGCAGCGGGCGGCGCCTCGGGCATTGAGGCGCCCCAGCCGTGA
- a CDS encoding glycosyltransferase, translating to MKILMLGRWLPVSRRREDATREVRLARQLARSHRLTLAFVTDDPNPAGAISALRAEFGDLEFAVVTRGWKTLSSAVSLATGSSASMAYARSAALAARLRDRLRVDAYDAICVTSSSMIQYALDADPAVPILMDFAEVDSRWWLRQAGERSFPGANFYRTEAARLRLAEVAIARRAARSVVSSASAARSVDTPAGSPPVVVPSGVDVDHFIPALRMPGTPIVLLLSPLESAADVQATAAFCRAAVPATRRRYPSTRFAVVGRNLPLSARDLGRIHGVEVHEHVADVRPLLHRAALAVAPFPSEVSPPTAILEAMCAGLPVVTAADTADDLGARPGADLLVAPAVDACGEPIAQLLGNPTLRAEMGGHAAAFVRARFAWDVTTARLVEMVERVAPLLPSAGATGRTARADLA from the coding sequence ATGAAGATCCTGATGCTCGGCCGCTGGCTGCCGGTGTCGCGACGACGGGAGGATGCCACGCGAGAGGTGCGGCTCGCGCGGCAGCTCGCCCGCAGTCACCGGCTAACCCTGGCCTTCGTGACCGATGACCCCAATCCCGCCGGTGCGATCTCGGCCCTGCGGGCCGAGTTCGGGGACCTGGAGTTCGCGGTGGTGACGCGCGGCTGGAAGACGCTCTCCAGCGCGGTGAGTCTTGCCACCGGTAGCTCGGCGAGCATGGCCTACGCTCGCTCGGCCGCCCTCGCGGCTCGTCTTCGCGATCGCCTCCGCGTCGATGCCTATGACGCGATCTGCGTGACGTCGTCGAGCATGATCCAGTACGCGCTCGATGCCGATCCCGCCGTCCCCATCCTGATGGATTTCGCCGAGGTGGACTCGCGCTGGTGGCTACGACAGGCCGGTGAGCGATCCTTCCCCGGGGCGAACTTCTATCGCACGGAAGCGGCACGGCTTCGCCTCGCCGAGGTCGCGATCGCCCGGCGCGCCGCCCGCTCCGTCGTGTCGAGCGCCAGCGCCGCGCGGAGCGTCGACACGCCGGCGGGCTCGCCCCCGGTGGTGGTGCCGAGCGGGGTGGACGTGGATCACTTCATTCCGGCCCTCCGGATGCCCGGCACGCCGATCGTGCTGCTCCTGAGCCCGCTCGAGTCCGCCGCGGACGTCCAGGCGACGGCTGCCTTCTGCCGCGCGGCGGTGCCGGCCACGCGCCGGCGCTATCCCAGCACGCGCTTCGCCGTCGTCGGCCGCAACCTGCCGCTGTCGGCGCGCGATCTCGGGCGGATCCACGGCGTGGAGGTGCACGAGCACGTCGCCGACGTTCGTCCGCTCCTGCACCGGGCCGCCCTGGCGGTGGCGCCGTTTCCATCGGAAGTCAGCCCGCCCACCGCAATTCTCGAGGCGATGTGCGCGGGCCTGCCCGTCGTGACGGCCGCCGACACGGCCGACGATCTGGGTGCCCGGCCCGGGGCCGACCTCCTGGTCGCGCCCGCCGTGGACGCGTGCGGCGAGCCCATCGCCCAGCTCCTCGGCAATCCCACGCTGCGCGCCGAGATGGGTGGGCACGCGGCGGCGTTCGTCCGCGCCCGGTTCGCGTGGGACGTCACCACGGCGCGGCTGGTGGAGATGGTGGAAAGGGTGGCGCCCCTCCTGCCGTCGGCCGGCGCGACCGGCCGCACCGCGAGGGCGGACCTCGCCTGA
- a CDS encoding FemAB family XrtA/PEP-CTERM system-associated protein: MEIQGLVGDTPEWDAFVRTSAAGSPFHLLAWKRAVQTAFGLKPHYLMATRGGGIEGVLPLFEVRGLLGGRALISVPYAVYGGICAEAPAVRDALLAAATERARRVGAGYVELRHRSGQEMDLPTKSLYVTFSRPISASEEENLEAIPRKQRRMTRQGAKYGLRVELGMQHLDAFYEIYAASVHNLGSPVFPRRLFHALVTEFGKECELLTVWRNDQMVSGVLTLLYEDQALPYYSGALREGLQYAVNDFMYWELMCHVAGAGYRVFDFGRSREGTGAYNFKRHWGFEPRPLPYQYALLDGATMPNVSPSNPKMHLAVEAWKRLPLAVAKRVGPFLTRFLP, translated from the coding sequence ATGGAGATCCAAGGCCTCGTCGGGGACACGCCGGAGTGGGACGCGTTCGTCCGCACCAGCGCTGCCGGGAGCCCGTTTCACCTGCTCGCCTGGAAGCGCGCGGTGCAGACTGCGTTCGGGCTCAAGCCCCACTACCTCATGGCCACCCGCGGCGGCGGGATCGAGGGTGTGCTCCCGCTCTTCGAGGTTCGTGGGCTCCTGGGCGGCCGCGCCCTGATCTCCGTGCCGTACGCCGTGTACGGCGGGATCTGTGCGGAGGCGCCGGCGGTCCGGGACGCGCTGCTCGCCGCGGCGACGGAGCGCGCGCGTCGCGTGGGCGCGGGCTACGTCGAGCTACGGCACCGGAGCGGCCAGGAGATGGACCTTCCCACCAAGTCCCTCTATGTCACGTTCTCGCGGCCGATCTCGGCGTCCGAGGAGGAGAACCTCGAAGCGATTCCGCGCAAGCAGCGTCGGATGACCCGACAGGGGGCCAAATACGGCTTGCGCGTCGAGCTCGGGATGCAGCATCTCGACGCCTTCTACGAGATCTATGCCGCGAGCGTCCACAACCTGGGCTCGCCGGTGTTTCCCCGGCGGCTCTTCCACGCGCTGGTTACGGAGTTCGGCAAGGAGTGTGAGCTCCTGACCGTGTGGCGCAACGATCAGATGGTCTCCGGCGTCCTGACGCTGCTCTACGAGGACCAGGCCCTCCCCTACTACAGCGGGGCGCTGCGCGAGGGGCTCCAGTACGCGGTCAACGACTTCATGTACTGGGAGCTCATGTGTCACGTGGCGGGGGCCGGGTACCGGGTTTTCGACTTCGGTCGGAGCCGCGAGGGCACGGGGGCCTACAACTTCAAGCGGCACTGGGGCTTCGAGCCCCGCCCGCTCCCGTACCAGTACGCGCTGCTCGATGGCGCGACCATGCCGAACGTGAGCCCTTCGAACCCGAAGATGCATCTCGCCGTGGAGGCCTGGAAGCGCCTTCCCCTGGCTGTTGCGAAGCGGGTCGGCCCGTTCCTGACCCGGTTCTTGCCCTGA
- the wecB gene encoding UDP-N-acetylglucosamine 2-epimerase (non-hydrolyzing), with product MKIVAVVGARPNFVKIAPLLAELRLYPEAEVTLVHTGQHYDLQMSASFFANLEIPAPDVNLEARADTAVGQTAEIMRRLEPVLLERKPDWVVVVGDVTSTVAAALTAVRLGFPIAHVEAGLRSGDRTMPEEINRIITDAISDALFTTEPAGNENLAREGVDPRRVHFVGNVMIDTLFRYREQARASAVLTTLGLVPGGYAALTLHRPSNVDTPDALGRVMEAIARVQAEIPVVFPVHPRTRARLESLRGGLPAHPGLRLIEPLPYLDFVQLMASARCVLTDSGGIQEETTALSVPCITLRENTERPITTLRGTNRIVGVDPAAIFAAWRDVAGGRWPAGELPELWDGKAAERIVRVLLHGPAR from the coding sequence GTGAAGATCGTCGCCGTCGTGGGAGCGCGGCCGAACTTTGTCAAGATCGCGCCGCTGCTCGCCGAGCTGCGCCTGTATCCGGAGGCCGAGGTCACCCTGGTGCACACCGGCCAGCACTACGATCTCCAGATGTCGGCGTCGTTCTTTGCCAACCTGGAGATTCCCGCGCCCGACGTGAACCTGGAGGCGCGCGCGGACACCGCGGTGGGCCAGACCGCCGAGATCATGCGCAGGCTCGAGCCGGTGCTGCTGGAGCGGAAGCCCGACTGGGTGGTGGTGGTGGGGGACGTCACCTCCACCGTGGCGGCGGCGCTGACCGCGGTGCGCCTCGGCTTCCCCATCGCGCACGTCGAGGCCGGCCTCCGCAGCGGCGACCGCACCATGCCGGAGGAGATCAACCGGATCATCACCGACGCCATCTCGGACGCTTTGTTCACCACCGAGCCAGCGGGCAACGAGAACCTGGCGCGTGAGGGCGTGGACCCCCGCCGCGTGCACTTCGTGGGCAATGTGATGATCGACACCCTGTTCCGCTACCGCGAGCAGGCACGTGCGTCCGCCGTGCTGACCACCCTGGGCCTCGTCCCGGGCGGCTATGCCGCGCTCACGCTCCACCGGCCCAGCAATGTCGACACGCCCGACGCCCTCGGTCGCGTGATGGAGGCCATCGCCCGTGTGCAGGCGGAGATCCCCGTCGTCTTCCCCGTGCACCCGCGGACACGGGCGCGGCTCGAATCGCTGCGCGGTGGCCTCCCCGCGCACCCCGGCCTGCGGCTGATCGAGCCCCTGCCCTATCTCGACTTCGTGCAGCTGATGGCGAGCGCGCGCTGCGTGCTCACCGACTCGGGCGGTATTCAGGAAGAGACGACCGCCCTCTCCGTGCCGTGCATCACCCTTCGCGAGAATACCGAGCGTCCGATCACCACCCTCCGCGGCACCAACCGGATCGTCGGCGTGGACCCCGCCGCGATCTTTGCGGCGTGGCGCGACGTGGCGGGCGGGCGCTGGCCGGCCGGGGAGCTTCCCGAGCTGTGGGATGGCAAGGCGGCCGAGCGCATCGTGCGCGTCCTGCTCCACGGTCCGGCTCGCTGA